The nucleotide window atgatgacgatgatgagagAACTGACGTCGCTGCTAAAAAAGATGCTTTTTTGAAGTCTCAATGCACAGTTAGTCAGGATTCGTTGACTTTGACCGAATGGTCAGAGATAGATCGTTGTATGAAGTGTAACGAAAGTGGTGAGTTGCTACTTTGTAGTTCCGCTTCCTGCCCGTTACGGTTCCATGAAAGCTGTCTGGGCTCTGCTGTCACACTTGAAGAAAACGGGAAATTTTTCTGCCCGTTTTGTGCTTATTCGCGTGCAATATCGAAGTATCAAGACGCCAAGAGAAACGCTTCACTGGCTAGAAAAAATCTACAAGCTTTTTCTAGCTTCACAGTGAAACCGAAACCAAACAAATCCTCTACAAAACAAAGCGGATTAGCGGAAAATGAAAATAGACGAATGGAAGCTAACGACGTTAATTGTATGTCGAACGAAAAAGATTCTGCCCAACGTGATCCGATTATACCAGATGTTAACGATGAGGATGGCGCGTCTCTTGAGCAAACTACCGAGTTGCCTCAGAATCCGATACCAGAACCAACTACCCCGAAACAGAAACGCAAGGAAAAAGAAAGTCAAAGGTCAACTGAGTCTAGTTTGACTACAAGACTCCGCAAGAGGAAAGCGGAACAGTAAGTTTTTCTCTTGGACTAAAGAAAAACATGTTAATTTGTCGATAAAAATTTAAAACCGTGGATAATCTTTTAAGTAACGTGTAGCGCCCCTCCACTGCCGGTTCTATTGGTAAGGCGAAAAAAGCTTCCTTGGACAAAATCAGAGGAAGAAACACTAAAGGTTAGTTTATGACTTATGTATTTATTTTGTAATGAAATTAATTTGATTAGCATATGTTTTATTTGAATGGTGAGAGATGTCATTCAAGTGAATtggagttaaatgccattttagtccctgtggtttgggccattttgtcagtttagtacaaaggtttcatttttcgcctgtgggtccaaaaaggtttcattgttgccattttagtccactgggttaacttcatccattatttttgttaacgagaagggcaattcagtcatttatatggccgaattgcccttctagttaacagaattacatacaaaatgatgaccgaattgcccttctcgatagcaaaaataatggatgaagttaacccagtggactaaaatggcaacagtgaaaactttttggacccacaaacgaaaaatgaaacctttgaactaaaatggcaaaatgacccaaaccacagggactaaaatggcatttaactcagtGAATTGTTTCAGGAAGGTGTTGAGAGATATTCAAGTGGTAATAATGCAAAAATTCCATGGAAAGAGATTTTAGATTTTGGACACAATGTGTTCCACAAAGGGCGTACTGCTATAGACTTGAAAGATAAGTGGAGAAACATGTGCAAATGAAACcaatatatatgtataataaatttatatatatatatatattctttttcCTGTCTCCAGTAGGTGTTTTTTTAAATACAGTTGATTTTCTGTAGTTTTAGTAGCACTTttagtattgtttttttttttttttttttttttttttttttttttttatgtttgcaTTGTTGTTTTCAAGATGTTGTATGATTCAAAATAGCAAAAATCCTTATTACAAAACTTAATAAATTGGAATATAAAAATAAGAGTAAGATGCCATTTTCGTTACTGAGATTTAGctagttttgtgactttcgtctaaaggtttgtttttttgcaTTTAGAtcaaaaag belongs to Helianthus annuus cultivar XRQ/B chromosome 5, HanXRQr2.0-SUNRISE, whole genome shotgun sequence and includes:
- the LOC110939830 gene encoding uncharacterized protein LOC110939830 isoform X1 produces the protein MATKCSIAPAVVWNWVIEALASSEQADISTLIGLVKMAPAISGDAGKDTREIVSLRILESLFDNGNEATVDGKTPKISFDPSERCEDVLKKILHETPGPNKLEKEKWEVGPFVKHKRSSLPECMLKKLKEAILNDNNPLLASLKEKSNLEIPNASEDTNPTNDEPLNCRNDKNELQENMLQDGNMPPQDINTEGRNERVSVDSMENLEFVVRSKDSEKIVQRNNERANDDDDERTDVAAKKDAFLKSQCTVSQDSLTLTEWSEIDRCMKCNESGELLLCSSASCPLRFHESCLGSAVTLEENGKFFCPFCAYSRAISKYQDAKRNASLARKNLQAFSSFTVKPKPNKSSTKQSGLAENENRRMEANDVNCMSNEKDSAQRDPIIPDVNDEDGASLEQTTELPQNPIPEPTTPKQKRKEKESQRSTESSLTTRLRKRKAEHAPPLPVLLVRRKKLPWTKSEEETLKEGVERYSSGNNAKIPWKEILDFGHNVFHKGRTAIDLKDKWRNMCK
- the LOC110939830 gene encoding uncharacterized protein LOC110939830 isoform X3 codes for the protein MATKCSIAPAVVWNWVIEALASSEQADISTLIGLVKMAPAISGDAGKDTREIVSLRILESLFDNGNEATVDGKTPKISFDPSERCEDVLKKILHETPGPNKLEKEKWEVGPFVKHKRSSLPECMLKKLKEAILNDNNPLLASLKEKSNLEIPNASEDTNPTNDEPLNCRNDKNELQENMLQDGNMPPQDINTEGRNERVSVDSMENLEFVVRSKDSEKIVQRNNERANDDDDERTDVAAKKDAFLKSQCTVSQDSLTLTEWSEIDRCMKCNESGELLLCSSASCPLRFHESCLGSAVTLEENGKFFCPFCAYSRAISKYQDAKRNASLARKNLQAFSSFTVKPKPNKSSTKQSGLAENENRRMEANDVNCMSNEKDSAQRDPIIPDVNDEDGASLEQTTELPQNPIPEPTTPKQKRKEKESQRSTESSLTTRLRKRKAEHAPPLPVLLVRRKKLPWTKSEEETLK
- the LOC110939830 gene encoding uncharacterized protein LOC110939830 isoform X2; this encodes MATKCSIAPAVVWNWVIEALASSEQADISTLIGLVKMAPAISGDAGKDTREIVSLRILESLFDNGNEATVDGKTPKISFDPSERCEDVLKKILHETPGPNKLEKEKWEVGPFVKHKRSSLPECMLKKLKEAILNDNNPLLASLKEKSNLEIPNASEDTNPTNDEPLNCRNDKNELQENMLQDGNMPPQDINTEGRNERVSVDSMENLEFVVRSKDSEKIVQRNNERANDDDDERTDVAAKKDAFLKSQCTVSQDSLTLTEWSEIDRCMKCNESGELLLCSSASCPLRFHESCLGSAVTLEENGKFFCPFCAYSRAISKYQDAKRNASLARKNLQAFSSFTVKPKPNKSSTKQSGLAENENRRMEANDVNCMSNEKDSAQRDPIIPDVNDEDGASLEQTTELPQNPIPEPTTPKQKRKEKESQRSTESSLTTRLRKRKAEHAPPLPVLLVRRKKLPWTKSEEETLKVLRDIQVVIMQKFHGKRF